In the genome of Polaromonas vacuolata, the window CATTGGCGACATGGAGCGTGAGGGCATCACGTTTGAGAGCTTGAGCGAGAAGATCGACACCGGCAGCGCTTCCGGGAAATTGCAATTCCATGTGTTCGCCGCGCTGGCAGAGTTTGAACGCAACCTTATTCGCGAGCGCACCAATACGGGATTGTCGGCAGCTCGTGCGCGTGGCCGGGTTGGCGGCAGGCCTGCAAAGCTCTCAGAGAAGCAGATCAGGGAGATCAAGGTATTGATGGCCGATCCTCAATGCCAAGTCACTGACTTGGCCAAGCGCTATGGCGTGTCCAGGACGACGCTTTACAAGCGGGTTAGCGTACTTTAAATTCGGCGCCCTGTGCCCCCTAGGAAATGCAGATGCTGCCACGCCGCCGGTGAAATCCGCCTGAGCAAGTCCAGCATCTTCTCATTGCCAGCTGCCAAGTACCGACCAAGCAGTCCTGTAAGCAGCATCGAGTTTAGACGGTTCTTTACCGCTGGGTGTCAGCATTTTCACAAGTCTAAAGATTTTGCGGGGTTGGGCTTACAACCTCATAAATGGGAGTGAGCCGCAACACCTTTATCTCTTCAGGAGCGTCACGAGTTGCTGCAGGCTAAGGCTACCGCCCACCAGGCTGGCTCGCATGGGTTCGAAGAGTTCGTACATGAAGCTATAGCGCTCATAGGTTGGACAGGTCATCATCAGCAACTTCCCTGAACTTGCCCTGTATGTCTGTCACCATCTCAGTGATGTCCACATCCTCACCCATGATGTTGCCTTGGTAGGCACTGATGACCATGGCCGCATTGATGGATGCTTTTGCAGCTGTCTTTGCTTTAGCTTGGGGGATCGTGGCTCCAGCCTTGCTTTCAAACGTAAGTGCCTGAAGGTCTTTAAGTGCTGACATAACGTGTTTAGCTGGCTGTTTAGCAGTTGCGTTTAGGGTTGCATTATTTGAAGTTGCATTAGACGTGAAATTGTTTGCGACTCTCTTGGTCATCGTTTTTTCGACTTTCACCGTGTGGAGCTCCTTGGGTTGACTGTTGGAGTACCTTTGCCCGCAGCCAGCTCGCCGCGCCCGTACTTGCCGGTTTGTCTGCCAGAACACCACTGCGGAGCTGGTCAAGCAACCGTGCCAACTAAGGCGTATCCCAGCGGCCGCCCGATGCTGTTTCTTCATAGATGCGGGAACATACTGCCGCAGTCAGCGCGGCAATCTGCGCCCCAGTGTCTTGCTCCTGGGTTGAAACCCAGGCGTATCCAACGAGCATGACTTCCTCCTAAAAAATCACAGCCAGTTCACATGCCGGGGCGAACCACCTCCGCATGCGAGATTGCGGCAAGCATAGCAACCGAAAAAATCAGGGAGATCCCCAACGCGACAAACATGATGAAGAGCGGGAAATTGCATTAGCCCTGTTGCCATTGCAGTCTAATATGCAATACCTTTTTGCTAGCACCATCCACCCGGAAAATCATATGGATGCTGGTGGGTTTCGTAAACAATCGTTTATGCAATCAACTTTTAGCCAGGAGAACCGATGCCCCGCCGTTGGGGGTGCGGTTAATAACTTGGACTACTTGGAGGTAGTTCACGTATTCATACGCAGAAAGAATTCGGGCTGTAAAGCTGTATATCAAAATGGGAAGACGCTTTAATACGACCATTCGCCAGTTGGGCTACCCAACCAAGAATTCACTGATTGGCTGTTATCGGGAGTACGAGCAAAGTCGCGATTTGCAAGTCGGCTATGCACGCTCGAAGCGGAAATACACTGCCGAGCAAATACAAGTAGCCGTTCAGCATTACCTTGAACACGACCGCTGTATTGGTTCAACGATCAGAGCACTGGGTCAACGCCACCTGCACATCTCAGAGAAGGTCATCCAAAACCTGATGAAGCAGGAATTATTGGTCATTGCCGCCAATAAAAAGCGTCGGCACGGCTCCTACCTTGTTGAAATCAGCCCTGCACCAGAGAACATTAGTAATCGGGACTTCTACGCCGGTCGCCCAAACGAGAAATGGCTTACCGACATCACGGAGATCCACATCCCTGCTGGAAAGGTATACCTATCACCCCTGATCGACTGTTTCGATTGTCTGTTCGTCAGTTGGACCATTCGCACACGCCGGAATTCCGACTTGGTAAACACCATGTTGGATGCATCTATTGAGACAGTTGTCGCCTGCGAAAGCAAGCCAATCATAAACTTTGACCGTGGTGCCCACTATCGCTGGCCAGGGTGGCTCTAACGGGTATTCGATTTTAAGCTGATTCGACCAATGTCACGCAAAGGCTGTTCGCCGGACAACTCAGCCTGCGAAGGCTTCTTCGGGCGATTGAAAGCGGAGTTGTTTTACCCTCGAAAATAGATGGACATCACTATCGAAGAATTCATCCAAATCGTTGACTCTTAAGTACGCTGGTATGACGAAAAGCGAATCAAGATATCTCTTTGCTCGCTCAGTCCCATTGAGTACCGGCAAAGCCTCAAATTGGTGGCATAAACCAGTCCAAGTTTTTGTCCGTACCACCGGTAAGTCAGAATTCAATAAGCGCTGACAGAATGGATCGTTGTTGGTTACAAAGTAAGCCGGTAATACGCTGCAGTCGATCAGCTGCGCTATGTGCTACAAACTACGCCATCAATTGCGTATCGTTGACGTCTGGGTATAGCGGCAGTTTTTTGCGCCGGTTGGATTCAGTCCTGCTGCAGCAACGAGCGATTGATCTATATCGCGTAACTGAGTATCTAGATCCCTTAATAATCGACCAATCTCTCCTCTCCTTTTCGTGGCATTTCTAGCTTTATTCGTGTGAAGTCCAGTAGTTTGAGGGCGCCCTCCTTTGCCACCCCCATTCATTCTGCAACGTATCTTTTCGAGCATTGGCCTACTCTTGCAAGGTTGACCAGTTGTCCTGCAATGCGCATTTCAAATAGCATGCAAGGGGTTTGCATTCATTTCACATTTTTCCCTGTCAATACGGATCCGACTATCGCTTGACCCCCCGGCGAAACATGAACATGTTCAATTCGCATTAATTGCTGGTTATCACCCGCAGCTTTCGTAAGTTAACCGCGCCACGTTGAAAGACCTCTACAGCCCTGATGGCAATATTTATATTTCGCATGGCAATTACTGGGTCAGATTCAAGTGTCGCTTTAAACATCATCTGCATGGAAGTGTTGTGGAGAACCGCAAGCTGATGACAAAATATTTTTTCTAAAGAGTTCGATGCTCCTACCGTTTGAGCCGCATCCTGAGCCATGGCAGCAACGTTAGTTCCAATACTGGTAACGAGTTCTAGTCGGTTTGCTGAAGTATCTAACGTTGCTGCATCCGGCGTAGCGAGCGTATCTCTAAGCGCCAAATCATGCTCTGGTATAACTTCTCAACCTGCCGCTTTATCTTCAAGCATCTCATCGACTTCGCCTCCGTTATATTTAGAACGGACAATCTGAGCCTTGTCACGCTGCGAATTAATTTGCAATTTAACTGCAAGAGTGGTGCCATCACTACCATCATGCCCCATTTCGGCACAATCATCGCAAACTTTTCTGCCTTCAAACTTCTTAATTGCTGTTGCTTCTGTTCCGCAAACAACACAGATTAGAGCTGGACTGGGTTTAGGCACATTTAATGTCATTGAAAATTCCTTAAGGATTAAATTTGTAATTGGCCTTAGCAAGACTGCAGGCGAGTGCGGCGACTGTCATCACGCTTTACATTTATTCGTAATTTCAGTGTCACCAAGACTTTTCTTGCATAGACAAATTCATTCTGTAGCGACTGGCCTTTCGTCCGGAGCCTGTAGAAATCAATGTCAGCACGTCGTCCTTTACGAAAGCCTTCAGAATCTTGGCGGCTTCGACAAAGTGAACGCCAATAAGATCACCAGCTAGACGAGCCCCAAGGAAAAACGGCTCGGGATCTTGTTTGATTTGTAAAGCAGAACAAATCCTAATTAATCGAAGAGCAGTTGATTGATATCCCAATATCAAAATTCTTGCCGGTATTGGATTAATGTGATCGATGCTATCGATAACAGGCTGCAAGATCGAACCAAAAGGATAACGAATTTTTTCCCATGCATTTAGGAAATCCGCCCACGAAACGGCGAAATCTTTTGTGCCGATTACATTGAATGCGTTGTGGTGCCATTGCATGACTACTTCACGCAGCTCATCCTTACTAGCATCAGGCATCTTGCCGCGCAGGTATCTAGCTAAATCAAAAAGACAACGATTACGCTGCCCTTCCTCTGTGGGCATATTTGTTGTTAACGTACCTACAGAAGAGGACAGAAGTTGTACTGAAGGAGACGGAAGATTGCCTTTGTTAACTTCAGTTCTCTTCTGTAGAAGTTGACCTCGAACAGCGTTGGCTAAATCATCAAACCCACTTAAAGAGGCAATCGGACCGTTAAGAATCGCCTTACCGGTAACGGTTAGATAACGCAAATTGGCATACAACTCCACGTTTACGCCATCCAGTTGGCCACTTGTCCCAGCAATAGGCTTACCCTTCACATACCCAAAACCGCGTAGACCAGTGCCGCTGGGGCTAAACTCAACGTAGCGACAGTTAATACGATCAAGTAATTGCAAAGCGGCTGGACTTGGTTCTCCAGCATGGACACATTTATCTAAATCAATACCGACAATTCCATCTCCGTTGAGCACAAATCCTAAACCTAGATAACCACCTTCTTCATAGGCAGTTTGCGTTTGATTGAAAGAAGACCAAGAATCAGGATTTATGACGCTGGCCTTACTGTTCAATAAAGTCGAGCAAAAAGGCACTTTATTGTCACGCCACACAACCCAACGTGGCTCTTTTTGGAGTTCCATAGGTATGGCGTCAAAGTCAGGAGTTAGCATTTTTACTGCCCTTCTGACAAATAAAAATCATACCGATGGAAGCAAAATTTTTGAAGTAATGGCCACTAAAACGGCAACCGCGCCAAAGTAAGCAGAAAAATTCACGCTTAGTTAACCAACAGCAATCAGATAAAAAACAAGCGGTAATAAACAGGCACTTTAGATAAATGACATGAAAATTTTTATTCATCTTGAAGTCCTTTAGATTGACTTCAGGGAGTCAACTAAAACTTTTATATCTGAACTTCTCCATGCAACGGAGCGTGTAGAGATTTTGACGGATGACGGAAAACGTCCTGTTTTAATTCCAGCAAACCAAGCACTCCGAGAAATTGGGTAGAGCAATAAAACCTGCGGAAGGCGGAGCAGTGCGTCCGATGGGGAAATACTAAGTGTTTTGATCATCGAGGATCCTTTCAAATTAATTAAGAAAGGCCCGTGGACGTTTTACCTTGACTCTTGATGATTAATCGGGTTTTCACACGAATCATCCTGAGATCTCAGCGATATAATTGAAATGTAGTGATTCAATGACACCGGCGTCCTCGGACATCGGGAGAAAACCTCGGTTCGTACCCGAGGTTTTTTTACATTAGTCCCACAGTGTGTAGTTGCACACCATGCTGTCTTTTGCATACCGACACCTCGAACTGTACGCCTACTTTAGGTATAAATATGGACAAAAGCCGCAGGAACAAACACTACCAATGGTTTATTGCTATGTATTTAGTAGCAAACTGAGTCAAAGAAAAGATTGATAGTTCAACAAAAACATCTTTTTTTATTAGGTTTATTTACCAATAAAAATCGTTATGTAAAGATTAAAAATATTTTTTCAATCGTACAAAAACTAAGTGTTATGAGTCTTTTTCGATATGGTTTTTAAAGAATTAACTAGTTCCTGCGCTTTAACGATGGTTTGACAAAAGCACGCAGCTACGCTAATGACCTCCTCCCCACCGAGGTTCTCATTGCGCATAATTTTTTTAACTGAAGTCGTATTGGACCTAGTCAAAAAAGTAGACGAAGAGTTCCTCTAAAGGTTTAAATCAAACCTTGAAAAGGAAATTCATGAGCAAACATCACAGTGAACAGTTCAGGCAGCAAGCAGTCGAACACGTTTTAAATCACCCAGGGCAGTCCGTTGCGAACACAGCCAAGCTGCTTGGCGTTGGCTACTCTACGTTAGACAAGTGGATGCGTATACACCGCACTAGCATCGGCGTTACCGCCAGCGCGGCCTTATCAACAGATCAACAACGACTTCGTACGCTTGAGCGTGAGAACGCGCATTTACGAGAGGTCAACGACATACTAAAAAAAGCGCACGTGTACTTCGTGAAAAATCCAAGTCTGCCAAGTACACGTTTATGAAATCTCACTTGGACGCCTACCGCATGGCCGCTCTGTGCGCGGCTTTGTCGGTTAGCCGCTAGTGCTACTACGCATGGCTTGCTCGCCCACAGCGAGCAACTGATCTGCACCATGCCATTCGTATCTACAGTACGACACATGAAGTGCATAAAGCGAGAGTGGGTCCACTAAGCATTCACACCGAGCTCGTTGATAGCGGCTTTAACGCTTGCGCGCACACCGTCGGTAGGCATATGCATTATTTGGGTTTGCGCGTTAAAGGCAGTCAAAAATTTAAACGCGCAACTGACTCTAATCACGGCAAATTAGCCTCGCCTAACTTGCTGGAGCGCCAGTTCGAAGTGTGCGCACCCAATCAGGTTTGGGTTGGAGACACTACTTATATACGCACTGCGCAGGGTTGGCTGTATTTGGCCACGGTGATCGACTTGTACAGTCGCGCTGTTGTAGGCTGGCAGATGAGCGGGCGAATTGATAGCAAGTTAGTGTGCGATGCATTGCAAGCGGCAATTCTCACCAGAGGAAAACCTACTGGCGTGATGGTTCACACCGATCAGGGATCGCAATACGTGTCGAACGCGTACCGCAAAATACTCAGGGAAAGTTTACTTATTCAAAGCATGAGTAGGCGCGGAAATTGTTGGCAGATTCAAGTTAACGCCGTAGCAGATTCGATCTTCGCCACACTGAAAAAGTAAGCTATTGAAGGTGAATACTTTGCGACCCGAAAGCCAAGCTAATCAGGCAGTCTTTGAATACATAGAGGCTTATTACAATCGCATTCGCAGGCATTCAACCGTTGGCTGGCTAAGCCCACTTAACTTTGAAAATCTGTATTACCAATCTTTAGAGGACTCTGCTGCCCATTAATTTGACTAGGTCCAAAACAATGATTTGGTGACAGCAAGATGGTGGAAAAAGATGGCTCACCCAAGGTCGCCTATCACGGCAGCATTGAGCGAGGTATAACCGAGTTCAATCCAGAAATAGAGCCGGTGCGTACGCGCACAGGGCCTAATGACGTTTACTTTACAGACAGTGTAGAAAATGCAGCCGACTACACGCGGGCGCCTCGTGCCGGCATTAAGACACCTTGCGGCAGCGTCACCGCCGCATATATCCGCCTGCAGGACCCACTGAACATCACGGCCGACGTCAAGAGACTGCAAAAGCGTGGGATGCCGTTTTCTGGCGCAAAGCAAGTCGCCCTCCAGAAGCTGGACCGCAAAGTGAATGATGGAGTGGTATTTGACGGCAATGGTGCAAATCCGCCCGAGCACATTGCGTTTGACTCTGCGAGCATCAAGTCAGCGACTTGCAACAACGGCAACTTCGACATCAATCAACGCGACATCAACAAGAGCACAGTTCAGCCCCAGACGGAAACTCCGGAATTTAACGCTGGTACAGTAGCAATTATGGTCAATCCACTCAACAAAATGACACTGGAGCAGCTACTGGAGAGCCTGCCAATACCGCCACTGGACCCCAACGAAGTGGACCCGTTAATGCGCAAGGTAGCCCAGTCGTTTTCTACCATGGCACCCGAGACGATGTTAAGTCCTTCGACATCGACCACCCCAATCGAAAAGGCAGAGGATGGTTAGGCCAAGATGTTTACGATGTCAGCGACCCGCACTTGGCGAGCACTTACGCGAACATGAAGCGTAGCAACGACAATCAAAACGTGATGCCGCTGTATTTAGCAGTAACCCATCCTCATAGAGATGCTTAGAGACAACGCTAAATTTGAGATGAGCACCTTTTTTCATTATTGAGGCGTTCTCTAGCAAGGTAAAAGAATTGGGTCATATTGGCGTTACTCTGGTGTTTGTTGATAGCGCCATGAGTGTCATGGCACTTGTCCTCCCCCTAGCTAAAACTGTCACATCAAAAAAATAGCAACTTTCATAGCGGTCAGGGCATTGTTGCTATCAATCGGGAAATGACCGTTTGCCGGAATTGCGCTGACCCAAGCATAGGCTATACGATTCGTTGTCAGCTTTTGGGTTGCGAGAAAAGAACCCAGGACAATACGATTCAGTTTGTAAATAAAGGACTAGCGGCGCAAACCAAATTGGTCTTTTAATGATCTCCGTTAGGGATACGGATTCCAGAGGTAAGGTCAGATAACGCCAAATTAATTACCTTATATGACTAAGGAGGGTGTCCTCAGGTTTGAGGACACCCTCCTCAACCCTACAAATTAAAAAATACAGTCGTGATTTTGACTAAGTTCAAGTTGCACTTATTTAATAACTTGTTTCGCAGTTAACGTAATGATTTCTGTTAGGGATGGATTTAAAATCCTCTCTAGCTTTTACTGTAGTTGGGACAATGGTTGGGACAACGGAACATTCAGGACCAAATAAAAAAAGACACAATTTTTTTTTAAAGCTAAGTCCTTGATTCATATGGTCGGTGTGAGAGGACTCGAACCTCCGACCCCTTGCACCCCATGCAAGTGCGCTACCAGGCTGCGCCACACACCGAAGATAATAATTATAGCCTGTGCAAATGCTTGTATTAGCAGCGAATACTTAGCAAATCACGGATTTCAAATAACTCTTGTCGCAGAAGTTCTAGCCGATGTGGCTCTATGCTTATTGATGAAAATTCAACGGCTTGAAAATGCTGTGTAGATTGAGGCGAAAGATCATTTGTAGCGATTTTTTCCTCAAGCGCAAGCTGCTCTGTTTTTTCGCGAGGACCGATGTCAAGGGAGCCAAACAATAGCGCTTCGTTTGAGTGTTTATTATTTTGAGTTTGAGCTAACTCTATCAATTTGTTTCGCGCGCCGCTGATAGTGAAACCTTGGTCATACAGCAAATCCCGTATGCAACGAATCATTAAAACGTCGTGGTGTTGGTAGTAACGTCGATTACCTCGCCTTTTCATAGGGCGCAATTGGGTGAACTCTTGCTCCCAGTATCGAAGCACATGTGCTTTGACTCCGCACAAATCACTAACTTCGCCAATAGTGAAATAACGCTTAGTAGGAAGAGTGGGCAGGGGTTTAATCAAATCCATCAGCACGTTGAGGAAAAATTATCTAATTGAGCTTGAAGACGCGCTTAAAAACGTAGCGTTCAAGCTGGTTTCTTTGATTGTTGGACAGGTTAAATCCAAACAATTCAATCATATTAACTCAATAGAAAAGGATATTGACACTGATTTTTGCCACCTTGAAGTTGTCAGCGCACTTAGGCTCCGCCCTGAATCTGATCTTTAAGTTTGAGACTGGCGTGAAAAGTAACCACCCTGCGCGCCTGAATAGGTATTGCCTCGCCGGTCCTAGGGTTACGGCCAGGACGCGGCGATTTTGTACGAATCTGAAAGTTTCCAAAACCCGAAATTTTCACATCTTTCCCGTCAACCAAGCTGTCCGAGACGAGAACAAAAAACGAATCAATCATGTCCTTGGCTTCACGTTTGTTTAGGCCTAGTTGATCGAACAGCATTTCAGCAAGAAAAGCTTTGGTTAGCGCGGGGGTTTCCAGACTTTCAACAGAAAATTCCATAAGTACACTTACCTTTAATCTGCGCTTAGCAGAATGTTGTGTTTGTCTCCACTATCCATCATGCGCGCAAGCGTGCTTGTAATTCACGCTGTAAGCTGGTGAGCACGGACTGCACAGCAGACTCAATATCATCCTCAGTCAGTGTAGCTGTACCGCCCGAAAGAATAAGTCGAACTGCCAAGCTTTTTTCACCCATTTGCAAACTGGTATTGCCAGCCACGGGCCGGTAGACATCGAATAGTTGGGCACGCAGCAAGCGGCCTTGGGTTTGTGCGCCATTGATAGTACGCACCAAGTCAGCATGGGTAACACTTTCAGCGACGATTACAGCAATATCGCGCTCGACTGGTTGCAACTTGCTGACAGGCGAGAATTCAGGCACTGGGCGTTGCAGCACCGCCTCCAAGTCAAGCTCAAACAGCAGCGGCGCAAGCGCCAATTCGTAGCTCTGACGCCACTTAGGGTGAAGCTCACCCACAAAACCAATAGCCTTGCCATTGAGGCTTACGCAAGCGCAGCGTCCAGGATGCATCGCAGGATGTTCTGCAGGTGAAAACTCGGCTTGCAAAGGTGCGAGCAAGGCCTGCACATCGCCTTTGATATCGAAGAAATCGACGGCTTTATCCGCTTGCCCCCAATGCGTGGGTGAACGTGGACCATAGGCTAAACCACTTATACGCATGGGCTGGTTGAATCCGGCCACCGTGGTATCCGTGTTCTGGCTATTCGCATCACGCAAAAAAACATGACCTAGTTCAAACACATTTATGCGCGGTGCTTTACGGTCAAGATTAAACTTAAGCACTTGCAGCAATGAGCCCAACAACGAAGAACGCATCACGCTCATCTGGCTAGCAATCGGATTGAGCAGTTTGATTGGGTTGGCGTTGCCAGCGAGTTCGTGCTCCCAGCGCTCTTCCACAAAACTAAAATTAATCGTTTCTTGATAACCCAAACCAGCCAGTGCGCGGCGCACAGCGAACGGACTACGCTCTGACTCAGGGCGAACCCTAGCGGTGATGGGCGCAAGCGGCGGTGTAGCTGGCAAATTATCGTAGCCCAACATGCGCACGACTTCTTCAATCAAGTCTTCTTCGATTTGCAAGTCAAAGCGAAAGCTTGGCGGGGTTACTGTTAAAGTGCCCTCCCCTTCTTTGACGTCTAAACCCAAGCGCTGCAAAGCATCTAAACATTGAGCCTGCGAGACCGGCATACCCAAAACCTTGGCGGCACGAGCGACACGTAATGTGACTGGCACTGACTTGGGGATGTTGACCTGAATATCGTCCATGGGTCCGCAAACCGTCTCAGGCAGGCCGCAGATATCAAGAATTAATTGCGTGATGCGTTCTAGATGTTCAGTGGTGTGACCTGCATCTACACCGCGCTCAAAACGATGACCCGCATCGGTAGAAAAATTGTAGCGGCGTGATCGGCCAGCAATAGCTTTAGGCCACCAAAAGGCGGCTTCGACGTAAATATTTTGCGTCTCATCCGTAACCGAAGTCGCGTCGCCACCCATGATGCCAGCCAGAGATTC includes:
- a CDS encoding recombinase family protein, translated to MVKLTHKRIGYARVSTDDQNLDMQRDALTKAGCAVIYEETASGKSSQRIELEHCRKALRSGDTLVVWRLDRLGRSLSDLVSIIGDMEREGITFESLSEKIDTGSASGKLQFHVFAALAEFERNLIRERTNTGLSAARARGRVGGRPAKLSEKQIREIKVLMADPQCQVTDLAKRYGVSRTTLYKRVSVL
- a CDS encoding recombinase family protein, which produces MLVGYAWVSTQEQDTGAQIAALTAAVCSRIYEETASGGRWDTP
- a CDS encoding helix-turn-helix transcriptional regulator, translating into MIKTLSISPSDALLRLPQVLLLYPISRSAWFAGIKTGRFPSSVKISTRSVAWRSSDIKVLVDSLKSI
- a CDS encoding transposase, whose product is MSKHHSEQFRQQAVEHVLNHPGQSVANTAKLLGVGYSTLDKWMRIHRTSIGVTASAALSTDQQRLRTLERENAHLREVNDILKKAHVYFVKNPSLPSTRL
- a CDS encoding IS3 family transposase is translated as MNTLRPESQANQAVFEYIEAYYNRIRRHSTVGWLSPLNFENLYYQSLEDSAAH
- a CDS encoding MerR family transcriptional regulator — protein: MIKPLPTLPTKRYFTIGEVSDLCGVKAHVLRYWEQEFTQLRPMKRRGNRRYYQHHDVLMIRCIRDLLYDQGFTISGARNKLIELAQTQNNKHSNEALLFGSLDIGPREKTEQLALEEKIATNDLSPQSTQHFQAVEFSSISIEPHRLELLRQELFEIRDLLSIRC
- a CDS encoding integration host factor subunit alpha codes for the protein MEFSVESLETPALTKAFLAEMLFDQLGLNKREAKDMIDSFFVLVSDSLVDGKDVKISGFGNFQIRTKSPRPGRNPRTGEAIPIQARRVVTFHASLKLKDQIQGGA
- the pheT gene encoding phenylalanine--tRNA ligase subunit beta → MQFPESWLREFCNPSLSTEQLAHTLTMAGLEVEELKPVAPPFNHIVVGQIVDAQQHPNADRLRICQVDVGRSDFLSIVCGAPNARVGIRVPCALVGAELPPGEDGKPFLIKLGMLRGVESQGMLCSARELKLSEDHGGLMELADDAQPGQDIREYLKLDDTLFTLKLTPNLAHCLSIYGVAREVSALTGSPLKALSFPSVAVGDESRLSVKISAPDLCGRFSGRVLRSVNTKAVTPTWMVDRLARCGQRSVTALVDISNYVMFELGRPTHIFDLDKIHGGLDVRWGKAGETLKLLNGNTVTVDEKVGVIADDIQVESLAGIMGGDATSVTDETQNIYVEAAFWWPKAIAGRSRRYNFSTDAGHRFERGVDAGHTTEHLERITQLILDICGLPETVCGPMDDIQVNIPKSVPVTLRVARAAKVLGMPVSQAQCLDALQRLGLDVKEGEGTLTVTPPSFRFDLQIEEDLIEEVVRMLGYDNLPATPPLAPITARVRPESERSPFAVRRALAGLGYQETINFSFVEERWEHELAGNANPIKLLNPIASQMSVMRSSLLGSLLQVLKFNLDRKAPRINVFELGHVFLRDANSQNTDTTVAGFNQPMRISGLAYGPRSPTHWGQADKAVDFFDIKGDVQALLAPLQAEFSPAEHPAMHPGRCACVSLNGKAIGFVGELHPKWRQSYELALAPLLFELDLEAVLQRPVPEFSPVSKLQPVERDIAVIVAESVTHADLVRTINGAQTQGRLLRAQLFDVYRPVAGNTSLQMGEKSLAVRLILSGGTATLTEDDIESAVQSVLTSLQRELQARLRA